One Deltaproteobacteria bacterium genomic window carries:
- a CDS encoding DUF465 domain-containing protein, protein MPFDDDENVEKLLGENTRFKEAYEAHRNYDRKIAELEKKHFLSADEEMEKNRLKKLKLAMKDRMEQMLSEYKARA, encoded by the coding sequence ACGATGAGAATGTAGAAAAGCTCCTTGGCGAGAATACGCGGTTCAAGGAGGCCTACGAGGCCCACAGAAACTACGACAGGAAGATAGCCGAGCTGGAGAAGAAACATTTTCTCAGCGCCGACGAGGAGATGGAAAAGAACAGGCTCAAGAAGCTCAAGCTGGCCATGAAGGACAGGATGGAGCAGATGCTCTCCGAGTACAAGGCCAGGGCCTGA